In the Mesoaciditoga lauensis cd-1655R = DSM 25116 genome, GTGAAGAGCCATGAGTTCTCTTATTTCTTCATCCGATAATTTTTTCTCCATGTTTATATCTTACCACAATATTGCTTTTTTGAATTGGGTTGAGTATAAGATCATCATCACCTCTTTAATTATTCGGAAAGATCGCTTATTTTGATCATGAAAAATGGCACACGTTAAGTGTGCGTGTGCCATTTTATTTCAAATGTATCTCAGTCATTCTTCTTTGCTTCGACAACAGCTTGAGCTGCGGCTAACCTCGCTATTGGTACCCTGTAAGGAGAGCAGCTCACGTAATTCAAGCCTATTTCATTCACTATCTTTATCGAAGCCGGGTCTCCGCCATGCTCACCGCAAATACCAAGTTTGAGTTCTGGCTTGACACTTCTTCCTTTTTCTTTGGCCATTCTTACAAGTTCTCCAACCCCATCTTTGTCCAACGTTTTAAATGGATCCACTTTCAAGATTCCTTTATCGAGATAATCTTTAAGGAATTTACCGCTGTCATCTCTACTGAATCCAAACGTCATCTGAGTAAGGTCATTGGTTCCAAATGAGAAGAAATCAGCTTCGGCTGCAATTTGATCTGCGGTAACAGCTGCGCGAGGAACTTCTATCATCGTTCCGACGAGATACTTGAGATCCACTCCGCTTTCTTTGATAAGTGCATCTGCAGTTTCCACGATGATGTTCTTGACGTATTTCAACTCGTTGACATGTCCAACTAGTGGAACCATTATCTCTGGGATGACTTCGATATTCTCTTCTTTCTTCAATTCGATGGCTGCCAGGATGATGGCTTTAGTTTGCATGACCGCTATTTCTGGGTAAGTGATCGCCAAGCGGCATCCTCTGTGCCCCATCATTGGATTGAATTCATGGAGAGATTCGACTATTTCTTTAACTCTTTCAAAGCTTATGCCCAAGTCTTTGGCAAGTTTCCTCTGTGCTTCTTCCTCTTTTGGAAGGAACTCGTGAAGAGGCGGATCTATGAGCCTTATGGTAACTGGCAATCCTTTCATTTCCCTGAAGAGGCCCTTGAAATCCTCTTTCTGCATTGGAAGGAGTTTGTCAAGTGCTTTTTCTCTCTGTTCCTTCGTTTCAGAAGCGATCATTTCACGCACAACCGGGATCTTTTCGTTATCGAAGAACATATGTTCCGTTCTGCACAATCCGATCCCTTCTGCACCAAAAGCCCTTGCCACTTTGGCATCCCTTGGGATATCCGCATTGGTTCTTACACCCAATTTTCTTATCTCGTCGGCCCATTCAAGAATGGTGGCAAGATTTCCTTCGAGTCCTTGTGGTTTTATGGCTTTTATATTCCCAAGGAAAACTTCTCCGGTTGAACCATCAATGGAGATCCAATCTCCTTCTTTAACGGTTATATCACCAACATGAAATTCCTTTTTCTCTTCATCAACTTCTATGGCTTCGCATCCAACAACGGCGCACTTGCCCATTCCTCTTGCGACAACCGCTGCGTGTGAAGTTCTTCCGCCTCTTGCGGTAAGAATTCCCTGAGCGGCAACCATTCCGGCAACGTCTTCAGGAGAAGTTTCAGGTCTAACCAACACAACAGGTTCCTTTTCACCGAGCTCTTCAGCCAATTTGGCAGAGAAAACTACCTTTCCAGAAGCCGCACCTGGAGAAGCGGGAAGGCCCTTGGCTATTAATCTCTTTTCCTCAATTGCTTTCTTCTTTTCATCAGGAACGAACATCGGATGGAGAAGCTGGTCGACATGATCTGGAGTCACTCTCATGACGGCTTCTTCTTTGGTGATGAGTCCTTCGTTCACCATATCCACAGCTACCTTAACAGCTGCCATTGCCGTTCTCTTAGCAGATCTTGTTTGGAGCATGTAAAGCTTTCCTCTTTCAACGGTGAACTCAACATCCTGCATGTCCCTGTAATGTTTTTCAAGGATATCGAATATTCTAAACAATTCGTTGTACGCTTCTTCGGAAACTTTCTTCAAACCTTCCAAACTTTCAGGCGTTCTTATACCGGCAACAACATCTTCACCCTGTGCATTTCTCAAGAATTCTCCGTATCTCCTCTTTTCGCCGGTAGAAGGATCTCTTGTAAACGCAACACCAGTTCCGCTCGTGTCGCCCATATTACCGAATACCATCGAAACAACACTTACGGCCGTTCCAAGAAGGGCGTCTTCCGGAATGTGATTGAGTCTTCTGTAGTCAACTGCCCTTTTGTTCATCCATGAGCCAAAAACGGCATCTATGGCTATCCACAGCTGTTTCATAGGATCCTGCGGGAATTCTTTTCCTTCCCTCTTGTAAAGCTCCTTATATCGTTCCACAAGTTCTTTAAGATCCTCAACTGTCATTTCCGTGTCAAGTTTTATCCCACGTTTGGCTTTTATAGCCTCTATTTCCTGTTCGAATTTCTTGTGCTCGATTCCAAGTGCCACATCTCCGAACATCTGAATGAACCTTCTGTAAGCATCGTAAGCAAATCTTTCGTTGTTCGTGAGCTTTGCCAACCCCAGCACGCTTTGATCGTTTAATCCAAGGTTCAAAATCGTATCCATCATACCGGGCATCGATATGGCGGCACCAGATCTAACAGAAACGAGAAGGGGATCTTCCACGTCTCCAAATTTCTTACCCGTTACTTTTTCAAGTCTTTTCAAATGTTCTTCTACTTCTTCCCTTAATCCCTCCGGATACTTTTGGGAGTGTTTGTAATAATAATCACATACTTCTGCACTTATGGTAAATCCAGGCGGAACGGATATGCCCAAATTCGTCATTTCAGCCAAATTGGCTCCTTTCCCGCCTAATATGTCTTTCATTTTTGCATTTCCTTCAGCTTTTCCTTCTCCGAAAAAGTATACGTACTTCTTCGACATATTTACACCTCCCGTTTCAATCTGTTTCAACAACGTTTCAAAAAAAGAGTACCGCTCATTATTGAGCGGACAAGTGCTTCTTGGCTATTTCAACATATGAATCAAACATTTGCGGATCTGAAACAGCCATATCTGAAAGCATTTTTCTGTTTATTGCCACGCCGGCAAGATTTAAACCGTGTATAAGATCGCTGTACTTTAATCCGGCGTTCCTGGCTGCGATGTTAATTCTTGTGATCCACAAAGATCTCATATCTCTCTTTTTAACTTTTCTACCTTCGTAAGCGTAAATGCCAGCACGCATGGTTGATTCTTTTGCCAATCTGTATCTTGTTCCTCTTGCACCACGGTACCCTTTTGCGGCCTTAAGAATCTTGTTATGTTTTCTTCTCTTAACCGTACCTCTTTTAATTCTCATTATCAACTCACATCCTTCGTTAAATTCCTAGAGCTCTTCTGATTCTTCTCTTATCTCCAGATTGGAGTTGTGACTCAACATCCAATCTTCTTTTGCGCGAACCGCTTTTGTGATAATTCTTGTGGCTTCTATTGGCACAAGCGTGTAATATCTTTCCATTCTTGGTAACTCTAAAACGTTTCGCCACGCTCTTGTTCGTTTTGACTTTGTTCTTCATTTTTTATCCTCCTCCTTGGCGGAAACCTTTTTCGGTCTTAAGCCCATTCTCATGTCTCTTCCTTCAAGCACTGGTGGAGAATCTACTTCGGCTATGTCTTGAAGGTCTTTTGCTATACGATCAAGAATTTCTTTTCCTTTATCCGTAAAGGCCATCTCACGACCTCTGAACATTATCGTTATCCTTACCTTGTTCCCACTTTGCAAAAATCTTTTAACATGCGATAACTTCGTTTGATAATCGTGTTCGTCTATTTTCGGTCTGAACTTCATCTGTTTCAAAACGCTGCCACTTACCTTGTTTTTCTTCTGCTTTTTGCTTTGCTCATACATGTATCTTCCAAAATCCATGATTTTACACACCGGGGGTCTTGAATTGGGAGATACAAGCACAAGATCCAGGCCATACTCTTTGGCTTTTCTCAATGCTTCTTCTTTTGAAACGATTCCAAACTGGCTACCCTCGGGCCCAATCAATCTCACTGTCGAACTTCTAATTTCCTCATTTTTTAACGGCCCTGTTTTTTTAATGTTTATCACTCCTCTACAAAAAAAATTGGATGGCAACGCCACCCTTTTTCTTCACTGAAGAAAATCATTTCAATTCCCTTAAATAAAAAACATCTACCTCTTCCCCGTAGGTGGAGGTGAGAAGCGGTGGCTTCTACTTTTACGCTGGTGGGCCATGCAGGGTTCGAACCTGCGGCCTACTGATTAAGAGTCAGTTGCTCTACCAGCTGAGCTAATGGCCCCTTTTGTTGACGGTAATATTCTACAACAAAACCATCACTATGTCAAGAGTAAATGGTTAGTGATGAAGATTCTTCGCGCACATCGAAAATCATCTTACTCATCTTGTGCATCAAGTTTAAGAAATCAATTGGAAAGTTTTCGGTATTGAAAGTCAAGAGGAAAAATGAACCCTCCTCTCCAACTTCGTTGGCTCTCTCCTCCCAGTCTTAGGAGGAAATTCAACAGAGTCGCTTTTCAAATAATTAAAAGCTCTGCCTCCGCATGCGGGGGAAGTGTCAGCAGAGCCATTTCTATAAGAAGTCTGCCCCCATTTATGGGGGGAAGTGACGGCGAAGTCATTTTTCTATATAAAAAGTCTGCCCCCACTTGTGGGGGAAGTGTCAGCAAAGCTGACGAAGGGGGTTCCAAGTTTTGATACAAGGCTAAAGAGAAGGGATAACGAATCTTACTCTATCATTTGATGTTTCTGTCAAAGCACACGAAACACCACACGAGATGCAAAAAACAAATAAAAGCTTTTTCATCCCCTCGGAATACCTGTCAGAACATATGAGCTTTCCATCTGGAAAAAGGAGCGAATTCGTTCTGACAGAACTTCGAAAAAAATTGCCTTCACCGCTTGGAAAGCGGATTCTAAATAAAAATGTTGTATTCAGTGCTTGAATGTTCTCATCGAGAAGTCGATAACTTTCGTAATCTTCGTGCACAAGATGAAATTAAGCATTAACAATGCCTTGTGACATTAACACATATAATGATATCTTAGACAAAAATTCTCTTTTACGTGCTATTATTGTGGTAAATCATGCTTATATCAAAGAAGGTGGAAATGATGAATAGGGAAGAAGATGTAAGTGCAAAAATAGAGAGTTTGAGAGACTACATGGCTCAGCGTGATGCAAAAGGCGTGGTTATAAAGAGCATAGAGAATTTTTCCTGGGTAACTTCAGGTGGGCGTTCTTACATAGCTTTATCGGATGTGGAGGGAAGCGCTGTCGTTTTTATAACCAGAGACGCGGCTTATATAGTATCGAAAAACATAGAAGCAAAGAGATTGGAAAACGAAGAAGTAACGCGGAATTTCACCATCGTTGAATATCCCTGGTACACTAAAGTTGAAGACATGATCTCGAAGATTTCAGATGGATGCGAAATTTTATATGAAGACGAACCCAATTTTAGAAATTTTCTTTTTCATTCCAGGCTTAAATTAAGCGATTACGAACAAGAAAGATACAAAATCGTTGGCTTGAAAAGTACCCAAGCTTTGGAAAGGGCCATGAAATCTTTTTCTCCGGATATGACTGAAATAGAAGCGAAATCCAAAATTGAAGGGGAGCTCTCCAAAGAAGGATTGGATACGTTGTTGGTGCTGGTATTTGGTGACGAAAGTAGGAGTCTTTACAGACACAACCTACCACGTGAGATAAAACTAGGTGATAGATGCATAGCATCTGTTTGCGCCAGGAGGTTTGGTTTGGTAATTTCGACAACGCGAACCATAGAGTTCAAAAAAGACGAGAAATTCGAAAATCAACATGAAATCAATGCCCTTATAGACGCTGAGATCATAAATTCTTCTTTTGAAAAATCCCTTATTTCCCAGATCTTCTTTGATATAGAGAATATCTACAATTCTCACGGTTACCCGCAAGAATGGCAACTTCATCACCAGGGTGGAGTAACGGGATACAGAACGCGGGAATTCGTCGCCATTCCTCACTTTCCATTTCAAATAGAAGACGGAATG is a window encoding:
- the rplT gene encoding 50S ribosomal protein L20; its protein translation is MRIKRGTVKRRKHNKILKAAKGYRGARGTRYRLAKESTMRAGIYAYEGRKVKKRDMRSLWITRINIAARNAGLKYSDLIHGLNLAGVAINRKMLSDMAVSDPQMFDSYVEIAKKHLSAQ
- the ppdK gene encoding pyruvate, phosphate dikinase, producing the protein MSKKYVYFFGEGKAEGNAKMKDILGGKGANLAEMTNLGISVPPGFTISAEVCDYYYKHSQKYPEGLREEVEEHLKRLEKVTGKKFGDVEDPLLVSVRSGAAISMPGMMDTILNLGLNDQSVLGLAKLTNNERFAYDAYRRFIQMFGDVALGIEHKKFEQEIEAIKAKRGIKLDTEMTVEDLKELVERYKELYKREGKEFPQDPMKQLWIAIDAVFGSWMNKRAVDYRRLNHIPEDALLGTAVSVVSMVFGNMGDTSGTGVAFTRDPSTGEKRRYGEFLRNAQGEDVVAGIRTPESLEGLKKVSEEAYNELFRIFDILEKHYRDMQDVEFTVERGKLYMLQTRSAKRTAMAAVKVAVDMVNEGLITKEEAVMRVTPDHVDQLLHPMFVPDEKKKAIEEKRLIAKGLPASPGAASGKVVFSAKLAEELGEKEPVVLVRPETSPEDVAGMVAAQGILTARGGRTSHAAVVARGMGKCAVVGCEAIEVDEEKKEFHVGDITVKEGDWISIDGSTGEVFLGNIKAIKPQGLEGNLATILEWADEIRKLGVRTNADIPRDAKVARAFGAEGIGLCRTEHMFFDNEKIPVVREMIASETKEQREKALDKLLPMQKEDFKGLFREMKGLPVTIRLIDPPLHEFLPKEEEAQRKLAKDLGISFERVKEIVESLHEFNPMMGHRGCRLAITYPEIAVMQTKAIILAAIELKKEENIEVIPEIMVPLVGHVNELKYVKNIIVETADALIKESGVDLKYLVGTMIEVPRAAVTADQIAAEADFFSFGTNDLTQMTFGFSRDDSGKFLKDYLDKGILKVDPFKTLDKDGVGELVRMAKEKGRSVKPELKLGICGEHGGDPASIKIVNEIGLNYVSCSPYRVPIARLAAAQAVVEAKKND
- a CDS encoding M24 family metallopeptidase, with the protein product MNREEDVSAKIESLRDYMAQRDAKGVVIKSIENFSWVTSGGRSYIALSDVEGSAVVFITRDAAYIVSKNIEAKRLENEEVTRNFTIVEYPWYTKVEDMISKISDGCEILYEDEPNFRNFLFHSRLKLSDYEQERYKIVGLKSTQALERAMKSFSPDMTEIEAKSKIEGELSKEGLDTLLVLVFGDESRSLYRHNLPREIKLGDRCIASVCARRFGLVISTTRTIEFKKDEKFENQHEINALIDAEIINSSFEKSLISQIFFDIENIYNSHGYPQEWQLHHQGGVTGYRTREFVAIPHFPFQIEDGMALAWNPTITGTKSEDTYIRTPNGMVLISADEKSDWPYLEFNVNGKTYKRPGILKI
- the infC gene encoding translation initiation factor IF-3; the encoded protein is MKKTGPLKNEEIRSSTVRLIGPEGSQFGIVSKEEALRKAKEYGLDLVLVSPNSRPPVCKIMDFGRYMYEQSKKQKKNKVSGSVLKQMKFRPKIDEHDYQTKLSHVKRFLQSGNKVRITIMFRGREMAFTDKGKEILDRIAKDLQDIAEVDSPPVLEGRDMRMGLRPKKVSAKEEDKK
- the rpmI gene encoding 50S ribosomal protein L35, which produces MKNKVKTNKSVAKRFRVTKNGKILHACANRSHKNYHKSGSRKRRLDVESQLQSGDKRRIRRALGI